From Halococcus hamelinensis 100A6, one genomic window encodes:
- the ppsA gene encoding pyruvate, water dikinase: protein MAVLWLDAVGKDDIDAVGGKGASLGELAGAGLPVPPAFVVTAGTYRSFIEETGIDEDLFAAVDVDSDDSSALATAAERAEELILGTEMPEELREEILETYGNLDDGEAFVAVRSSATAEDLPDASFAGQQETFLNVTRDDLVERVKECWASLFTQRAIYYREQQGFEHRAVDIAVVVQRMVDAEKSGVMFTSHPSTGAPEVIVEAAWGLGEAVVAGEVSPDNYRIDRETSDVVETTVADKKTMCVKDVETGETTMQPVPDEKREAQVLDDDEIESLVAIGEQVEGHYGDPQDVEWAIIDGEVFMLQSRPITTIADDTESQAGVADGSGVATQSESNGSGSDVILTGLGASPGAASGDVAVVRELDQLDKVGEGDVIVTEMTTPDMVPAMKRAAGIVTNEGGMTSHAAIVSRELGVPAVVGTGTATDELEDGRRITIDGDKGTIREGAATTDERDAVEEVRPQAPVKPMTATEVKVNVSIPEAAERAAATGADGVGLLRMEHMILSTGKTPEKYINDHGEDAYIEEIVQGIQGVADEFYPRPVRVRTLDAPTDEFRQLEGGDDEPNEHNPMLGYRGIRRSLDRPDVFVHELEAFRRLYGMGYDNVEVMFPLVNDVEDVIRARNMLEEVGIDPEKRSWGVMVETPASALCVEQMADAGIDFASFGTNDLTQYTLAVDRNNGQVADRFDELHPAVLELIGQTIATCREHDVATSICGQAGSKPQMVKFLVNEGVSSISANIDAVRDVQHEVKRVEQKLVLDTVR, encoded by the coding sequence ATGGCAGTACTCTGGCTCGACGCGGTCGGCAAGGACGACATCGACGCCGTCGGCGGCAAGGGGGCGTCGCTCGGCGAGCTCGCGGGGGCCGGCCTGCCCGTGCCACCGGCGTTCGTCGTCACGGCGGGGACGTATCGCTCGTTCATCGAGGAGACCGGTATCGACGAGGACCTCTTCGCGGCGGTCGACGTCGACTCCGACGATTCGAGCGCGCTCGCGACGGCGGCCGAGCGCGCCGAGGAGCTCATCCTCGGGACCGAGATGCCCGAGGAGCTGCGCGAGGAGATCCTCGAAACCTACGGCAACCTCGACGACGGGGAGGCGTTCGTCGCCGTTCGGTCCTCGGCCACGGCGGAGGACCTCCCCGACGCCTCGTTCGCGGGCCAACAGGAGACCTTCCTCAACGTCACCCGCGACGACCTCGTCGAGCGGGTGAAGGAGTGCTGGGCCTCGTTGTTCACCCAGCGCGCGATCTACTACCGCGAACAGCAGGGCTTCGAACACCGCGCCGTCGACATCGCCGTCGTGGTCCAGCGGATGGTCGACGCCGAGAAGAGCGGTGTGATGTTCACCTCACACCCCTCGACCGGCGCGCCCGAGGTCATCGTCGAGGCGGCCTGGGGGCTCGGCGAGGCGGTCGTCGCGGGCGAGGTCTCGCCCGACAACTACCGGATCGACCGCGAGACCAGCGACGTGGTCGAGACCACGGTCGCCGACAAGAAGACGATGTGCGTCAAGGACGTCGAGACCGGCGAGACCACGATGCAGCCGGTGCCCGACGAGAAGCGCGAGGCCCAGGTGCTCGACGACGACGAGATCGAGAGTCTGGTCGCGATCGGCGAGCAGGTCGAAGGCCACTACGGCGACCCCCAGGACGTGGAGTGGGCGATCATCGACGGTGAGGTGTTCATGCTCCAGTCCCGGCCCATCACGACCATCGCCGACGACACCGAGAGCCAGGCGGGCGTCGCCGACGGCAGCGGCGTCGCGACCCAGTCGGAGTCGAACGGCTCCGGGAGCGACGTCATCCTGACGGGCCTGGGTGCGAGCCCGGGGGCCGCGAGCGGGGACGTGGCGGTCGTCCGCGAGCTCGACCAGCTCGACAAAGTAGGCGAAGGCGACGTGATCGTCACCGAGATGACGACGCCGGACATGGTGCCCGCGATGAAGCGCGCCGCCGGTATCGTCACCAACGAGGGCGGGATGACCTCCCACGCCGCGATCGTCTCGCGCGAGCTCGGGGTGCCCGCCGTCGTGGGCACCGGCACGGCCACCGACGAACTCGAGGACGGCCGGCGGATCACGATCGACGGCGACAAGGGCACCATCCGGGAGGGCGCGGCCACAACCGACGAGCGCGACGCGGTCGAGGAGGTCCGCCCGCAGGCCCCGGTCAAGCCGATGACCGCGACCGAGGTGAAGGTCAACGTCTCGATCCCCGAGGCCGCCGAACGCGCCGCCGCGACGGGGGCCGACGGGGTGGGGCTGCTCCGGATGGAGCACATGATCCTCTCGACGGGCAAGACGCCGGAGAAGTACATCAACGACCACGGCGAGGACGCCTACATCGAGGAGATCGTCCAGGGGATCCAGGGCGTGGCCGACGAGTTCTACCCCCGCCCCGTACGGGTCCGAACCCTCGATGCGCCCACCGACGAGTTCCGACAGCTGGAGGGCGGCGACGACGAACCCAACGAACACAACCCGATGCTCGGCTATCGCGGCATCCGCCGGAGCCTCGACCGACCCGACGTCTTCGTCCACGAACTCGAGGCCTTCCGCCGGCTCTACGGCATGGGCTACGACAACGTCGAGGTGATGTTCCCGCTCGTCAACGACGTCGAGGACGTGATCCGGGCGCGGAACATGCTCGAAGAGGTCGGCATCGACCCCGAGAAGCGGTCGTGGGGTGTGATGGTCGAGACGCCGGCGAGCGCGCTCTGCGTCGAGCAGATGGCCGACGCCGGTATCGACTTCGCCTCGTTCGGCACCAACGACCTCACGCAGTACACCCTCGCGGTGGACCGCAACAACGGCCAGGTCGCCGACCGCTTCGACGAGCTTCACCCGGCGGTGTTGGAACTCATCGGCCAGACGATCGCGACCTGCCGCGAACACGACGTCGCGACCAGCATCTGCGGCCAGGCCGGCTCGAAACCACAGATGGTCAAGTTCCTCGTCAACGAGGGCGTCTCGTCGATCTCCGCGAACATCGACGCCGTCCGCGACGTCCAGCACGAGGTCAAACGCGTCGAGCAGAAACTCGTTCTCGACACCGTCCGATAG
- a CDS encoding YqaA family protein yields the protein MTYLPPVVLPILVGHVLQFGGLEHAVETASGPFGLVIVAVYSFLIAIALPLPSEVVLLAARSGLGFGFPGTVDLAIVILVSGLGKAAGSVAAFALGQEAKRQSGPVIDRLRESRFDIVEWSERRTVELAREYGYLGLALALCVPFFPDTISIYAFTVLEEDYAKFAAATFVGSVGRLLVVAGVLAPFFSL from the coding sequence GTGACGTACCTCCCGCCGGTCGTCCTGCCGATTCTCGTCGGACACGTTCTCCAGTTCGGCGGTCTCGAACACGCGGTCGAGACCGCGTCGGGACCGTTCGGGCTGGTGATCGTCGCGGTCTACTCGTTCCTCATCGCGATCGCCCTGCCGCTGCCGAGCGAGGTCGTCCTCCTCGCGGCCCGCTCGGGGCTCGGGTTCGGGTTTCCGGGCACCGTCGACCTCGCCATCGTGATACTCGTGAGCGGGCTCGGCAAGGCCGCCGGCAGCGTCGCCGCCTTCGCGCTCGGCCAGGAGGCCAAACGCCAGTCGGGTCCGGTCATCGACCGCCTCCGGGAATCGAGGTTCGACATCGTGGAGTGGTCCGAACGCCGAACGGTCGAGCTCGCCAGGGAGTACGGCTATCTCGGGCTCGCGCTCGCGCTCTGTGTCCCCTTCTTCCCGGATACGATCTCGATCTACGCCTTCACGGTGCTCGAAGAGGACTACGCGAAGTTCGCGGCCGCGACCTTCGTCGGCAGCGTCGGTCGGCTGCTGGTGGTCGCGGGCGTGCTCGCGCCGTTCTTCTCGCTGTGA